In Amycolatopsis endophytica, the following are encoded in one genomic region:
- a CDS encoding SRPBCC family protein produces the protein MANYQFTVTHKIMATPQRVYDVWLSPDDPRGPWVGDGQRALDARVGGRYNWFDHNFSDLGGGGGAWDHWGEFTRLEPGKLIEYTWTSEWTDYYETKILVEFAVDSDDPRFCAITLTQSNLPDNWHGHEHSKAWMRILGEMSARFWGNAERVSRV, from the coding sequence ATGGCCAACTATCAGTTCACGGTCACCCACAAGATCATGGCAACGCCACAGCGGGTCTACGACGTATGGCTCTCGCCAGACGATCCGCGCGGCCCTTGGGTCGGCGACGGACAACGCGCGCTCGACGCGCGGGTGGGCGGCCGGTACAACTGGTTCGACCACAATTTCTCGGACCTGGGCGGGGGCGGCGGGGCGTGGGACCACTGGGGGGAGTTCACTCGCCTGGAACCTGGCAAGTTGATCGAATACACGTGGACGTCAGAGTGGACCGATTACTACGAGACCAAAATTCTCGTCGAGTTCGCGGTCGATTCCGATGACCCACGATTCTGCGCAATAACACTGACGCAGAGCAATCTGCCCGACAACTGGCACGGCCACGAGCACAGCAAGGCCTGGATGCGTATTCTTGGTGAGATGAGTGCCAGGTTCTGGGGTAACGCCGAACGAGTTTCGAGGGTGTAG
- a CDS encoding SDR family NAD(P)-dependent oxidoreductase, whose amino-acid sequence MAVTRSAGPRRLPASSAGGSASFVRADFASLAEVRASAEGVLREHDHIDALVNNAGVSIPSGPRRESLDGFELHLAVNHPAPFLLTHLPLPVLGTARPSLVVNVASAGQSSVDFEDLTANCLHPGTHLDTTMVRAAGIAPAGTAEEGANAVHRLLSAERLAHSTGRYFDGVRETRMHPQAYDFDDRARLRGISEQLTALDQGD is encoded by the coding sequence ATGGCCGTGACGCGGAGCGCGGGGCCGCGGCGACTTCCAGCATCGAGCGCAGGCGGTTCAGCGTCCTTCGTTCGGGCCGACTTTGCGTCGTTGGCCGAAGTCCGCGCGTCGGCCGAGGGCGTCCTGCGCGAGCACGACCACATCGACGCTCTGGTCAACAACGCCGGAGTGTCGATCCCGAGCGGACCGCGCCGCGAGAGCCTGGACGGGTTCGAACTGCATCTCGCGGTCAACCATCCGGCACCGTTCCTGCTGACCCACCTGCCACTGCCCGTGCTCGGAACCGCGCGGCCTTCGCTCGTGGTGAACGTGGCCTCCGCGGGCCAGAGCTCCGTCGATTTCGAAGACCTGACCGCCAACTGCTTGCATCCGGGAACACACCTCGACACCACCATGGTGCGCGCCGCCGGCATCGCACCCGCCGGTACGGCGGAGGAAGGGGCCAATGCGGTGCATCGGCTTCTCTCCGCCGAGAGACTGGCGCACTCCACTGGCCGGTATTTCGACGGCGTGCGCGAGACGCGGATGCATCCGCAGGCCTACGACTTCGACGATCGGGCCCGGCTACGCGGCATCAGTGAGCAACTGACGGCGCTCGATCAGGGAGACTGA
- a CDS encoding TetR/AcrR family transcriptional regulator, whose protein sequence is MQSGSEGPTTSPVRKPRADAARNRSRLVAAGRNVVADQGANASLERVAREAGVSIATLYRHFPQRDALIEAIYRDEVDTLVAAATSLTAQLDPIAALREWLVMFVDFLDTKQGMSGALDTLLRGPEPLFRDSSDRLASSVDALVRHAQESTALATGLQPLDLLRAIGGIANVSPDKNWKSSALRLVDVLITGLQTTARLDP, encoded by the coding sequence GTGCAAAGCGGCAGCGAAGGCCCGACGACATCACCGGTGCGCAAGCCGCGCGCCGACGCGGCGCGCAATCGCTCGCGCCTCGTCGCCGCCGGCAGGAACGTCGTAGCCGACCAGGGGGCGAACGCCAGCCTGGAACGCGTGGCGCGCGAGGCGGGGGTCAGCATCGCCACCCTGTACCGGCACTTTCCCCAGCGCGACGCGTTGATCGAGGCGATCTACCGGGACGAAGTCGACACGCTCGTCGCCGCGGCCACATCCCTCACCGCGCAGCTCGATCCGATCGCCGCCCTGCGCGAGTGGCTGGTGATGTTCGTCGATTTCCTCGACACGAAACAGGGCATGTCAGGGGCCCTCGACACCTTGCTGCGGGGCCCGGAGCCGCTGTTTCGCGACTCGTCGGACCGGCTCGCCTCCAGCGTCGACGCGCTGGTGCGGCATGCACAGGAGTCGACGGCGCTCGCGACCGGCCTTCAGCCGCTGGATCTGCTTCGCGCCATCGGCGGCATCGCGAACGTGAGCCCGGACAAGAACTGGAAAAGCTCGGCACTGCGCCTCGTCGACGTCCTCATCACCGGGCTGCAGACCACGGCCAGGCTCGATCCTTGA
- a CDS encoding alpha/beta fold hydrolase, producing the protein MDLRDVVLVGFSMGTGELARYVARYGHERVAKLAFLASLEPFLVARDDFHAAFPEADYVEIDGAPHGLLWTHADEVNTAPTTFLDK; encoded by the coding sequence ATGGATCTGCGCGACGTGGTGCTGGTCGGCTTTTCGATGGGCACCGGGGAGCTGGCCCGGTATGTGGCACGTTATGGGCATGAGCGAGTGGCGAAGCTCGCATTCCTCGCCTCGCTCGAACCGTTCCTCGTGGCCCGCGACGACTTCCACGCGGCGTTCCCCGAGGCCGACTACGTCGAGATCGACGGCGCCCCACATGGTCTGCTCTGGACCCACGCCGACGAGGTGAACACCGCACCGACCACGTTCCTCGACAAGTAG
- the ligD gene encoding non-homologous end-joining DNA ligase: MLEPVTPMLAVPGPVQDSEGWAFEWKYDGVRCQAAVSGGEVRLYSRRLRDVTGTYPELAVLGADRRTLLLDGEVVALDGEGRPDFGRLQQRMNLTVPTPARLAAVPVVFFTFDLLRAGSLDCMPLPYEDRREHLFTLGLDRPEVRVRRHFRAGEVEGAELLRAAREVGLEGLVSKRLDSPYQPGSRSPHWVKTPLTRTQEVVIAGWTTGEGRRSSTFGALLLGLHGEAGLRFAGHVGTGFTDRMLDDVLARLRPLARRTSPFASPVPREYARNAHWVEPELVGEVEFRQWTSDGRLRAPSWRGLRPDREPEDVTLG; encoded by the coding sequence ATGCTGGAGCCCGTCACCCCCATGCTGGCCGTTCCCGGACCCGTGCAGGACAGCGAGGGCTGGGCGTTCGAGTGGAAGTACGACGGCGTGCGATGCCAGGCCGCCGTTTCGGGCGGCGAGGTGCGGCTGTACTCGCGGCGACTGCGGGACGTGACCGGGACGTACCCGGAGCTGGCTGTTCTGGGGGCGGACCGGCGGACATTGCTGCTCGACGGCGAAGTCGTCGCCCTCGATGGCGAAGGCAGACCGGATTTCGGGCGGTTGCAGCAGCGGATGAACCTGACCGTGCCGACACCTGCGCGCCTGGCCGCGGTGCCCGTGGTGTTCTTCACGTTCGACCTGCTGCGCGCCGGTTCGCTGGACTGCATGCCGCTGCCGTACGAGGACCGCCGGGAACACTTGTTCACGTTGGGCCTCGACCGCCCGGAGGTGCGGGTGCGGCGCCATTTCCGCGCCGGGGAGGTGGAGGGCGCGGAACTGTTGCGGGCCGCGCGCGAGGTCGGTCTGGAAGGCTTGGTCTCGAAGCGTCTCGACTCGCCCTACCAGCCCGGCTCACGTTCGCCACACTGGGTGAAAACCCCGCTGACCCGGACACAGGAGGTGGTGATCGCGGGCTGGACCACCGGCGAGGGCCGACGATCCAGCACCTTCGGAGCCCTGCTGCTCGGCTTGCACGGGGAAGCGGGACTGCGTTTCGCGGGCCACGTCGGCACAGGTTTCACCGACCGGATGCTCGACGACGTGCTGGCACGCCTCCGCCCCCTCGCCCGCCGGACGAGCCCCTTCGCCAGCCCGGTGCCGAGGGAGTACGCCCGCAATGCGCACTGGGTGGAGCCCGAGCTGGTGGGCGAGGTGGAGTTCCGGCAATGGACTTCGGACGGAAGGTTGCGGGCACCGTCCTGGCGGGGCTTGCGGCCGGACCGGGAACCGGAAGACGTGACACTCGGATAG
- a CDS encoding LLM class F420-dependent oxidoreductase yields MRFGLFVPQGWRMDLVGIEPARHWETMLDLARYAENGPYESIWVYDHFHTVPAPVEEATHEAWSLMAALGVSTSRVRLGQMCTCMSYRNPAYLAKVAATTDVLSGGRVEMGIGAGWYEHEWRAYGYGFPSAGERIGRLDEGVQIMRQMWRNGSATLDGKYYQVDGAMSYPLPLQEGGIPLWIAGGGEKKTLRIAAQYARYTNFAGDAEGFKHKSEVLAGHCKDVGTDFDAIVRTANYNVIVGETEQDVADRLAWIRSHYAPLVSADVLERTVQSFANGPLVGTPEQVTENLTELRDLGMSYAIGYFADAAHDRTSLDLFTRKVIPELA; encoded by the coding sequence ATGCGCTTCGGACTGTTTGTTCCTCAAGGGTGGCGAATGGACCTGGTGGGCATCGAGCCCGCCCGGCACTGGGAAACGATGCTCGACCTTGCCCGGTATGCCGAGAACGGCCCCTATGAGTCGATCTGGGTGTATGACCACTTCCACACGGTTCCGGCGCCCGTCGAGGAGGCCACGCACGAGGCGTGGTCGCTGATGGCGGCGCTCGGAGTGTCCACCAGCCGGGTGCGGCTGGGCCAGATGTGCACCTGCATGAGCTACCGCAACCCGGCCTACCTGGCCAAGGTCGCCGCGACCACCGACGTCCTGTCCGGCGGTCGCGTCGAGATGGGCATCGGCGCCGGCTGGTACGAGCACGAGTGGCGGGCCTACGGCTACGGCTTCCCGTCGGCGGGCGAGCGGATCGGCCGCCTCGACGAGGGTGTGCAGATCATGCGGCAGATGTGGCGGAACGGTTCCGCCACCCTGGACGGCAAGTACTACCAGGTCGACGGCGCGATGTCGTACCCGCTGCCGCTGCAGGAGGGCGGCATTCCACTGTGGATCGCCGGTGGCGGCGAGAAGAAGACGCTGCGGATCGCCGCCCAGTACGCCCGGTATACGAACTTCGCCGGCGACGCGGAGGGCTTCAAGCACAAGTCCGAGGTTCTCGCCGGGCACTGCAAGGACGTCGGCACCGACTTCGACGCGATCGTCCGCACCGCGAACTACAACGTGATCGTCGGCGAGACCGAACAGGACGTTGCCGACCGTCTGGCGTGGATCCGGTCGCACTACGCACCGCTCGTGTCCGCCGACGTGCTCGAACGGACCGTTCAGAGCTTCGCGAACGGCCCGCTCGTGGGCACGCCGGAGCAGGTCACCGAGAACCTCACCGAGCTGCGTGACCTGGGCATGTCGTACGCGATCGGCTACTTCGCCGACGCCGCCCACGACCGCACGTCGCTCGACCTCTTCACGCGCAAGGTCATCCCCGAACTGGCCTGA
- the pip gene encoding prolyl aminopeptidase translates to MTQLHPSAKPHAEGLLDVGDGNRIHWMTCGNPDGKPVAAVHGGPGQGAWTSSRGYFDPDQYRVILFSQRNCGRSTPHASDPATDLTHNTTAHLIADMELLREHLGVEKWMLFGGSWGSTLILAYAEAHPERVSEIVLCGVTSSRRRELDWLYRGVGRFFPAELEKFRAGAGDVGGDTFDVLAAYARLMADPDPAVRWKAARDWSTWEDAAISLEPNGVPNSFSDRPDDDLLAMTRICAHYFSHAAWLEEGVLIREAHRLAGIPGKLIHGRLDLSGPVETAWELARVWPDAELIVIDDSGHTGSDAMRAAMRRAADEFALRPVRG, encoded by the coding sequence ATGACCCAGCTCCACCCATCCGCGAAACCCCACGCCGAAGGTCTGCTCGATGTCGGCGACGGCAACCGGATCCACTGGATGACCTGCGGCAACCCGGACGGCAAGCCCGTCGCCGCCGTCCACGGCGGACCGGGCCAGGGAGCGTGGACCAGCTCACGCGGCTACTTCGACCCCGACCAGTACCGCGTCATCCTGTTCAGCCAGCGCAACTGCGGCCGCAGCACCCCGCACGCGAGCGACCCGGCCACCGATCTCACGCACAACACCACCGCGCACCTGATCGCGGACATGGAGCTGCTGCGCGAACACCTCGGCGTCGAGAAGTGGATGCTGTTCGGCGGTTCCTGGGGTTCCACGCTGATCCTCGCCTACGCCGAAGCGCACCCGGAGCGGGTCAGCGAGATCGTGCTGTGTGGCGTGACGAGTTCGCGGCGGCGTGAGCTCGACTGGCTCTACCGCGGCGTCGGCCGGTTCTTCCCGGCGGAGCTCGAAAAGTTCCGGGCGGGCGCCGGTGACGTCGGTGGCGACACGTTCGACGTCCTGGCCGCCTACGCGCGTCTGATGGCCGATCCCGACCCGGCCGTCCGCTGGAAGGCCGCGCGGGACTGGAGCACCTGGGAGGACGCGGCGATCTCGCTCGAACCGAACGGCGTACCCAACTCCTTCAGCGACCGCCCGGACGACGATCTCCTGGCGATGACCCGCATCTGCGCCCACTACTTCTCCCATGCCGCCTGGCTGGAGGAGGGCGTGCTCATCCGCGAAGCCCACCGTCTCGCGGGAATCCCCGGCAAGCTCATCCACGGGCGGCTCGACCTGTCCGGACCGGTCGAGACCGCGTGGGAACTGGCCAGGGTGTGGCCGGACGCCGAACTGATCGTGATCGACGACTCCGGCCACACCGGCAGCGACGCCATGCGGGCGGCGATGCGCCGCGCCGCGGACGAGTTCGCGCTCAGGCCAGTTCGGGGATGA
- a CDS encoding MarR family winged helix-turn-helix transcriptional regulator encodes MTIPRRELLATRLRHLLELLDGDVAAVYADLGLEWFRPRFTPIVRALAATGPQPIRDLAETIGVTHSAVSQSVAQMVKADLVTLSPGADARQRIAHLTAKAEELLPVLDAEWAATTTAAKEFEAELGYPLSGLVDEAIEALRQRPMRQRIAEVAPGLSRTRSV; translated from the coding sequence GTGACAATTCCTCGCCGCGAACTGCTCGCCACTCGCCTGCGTCACCTGCTGGAGCTGCTGGACGGCGATGTGGCGGCGGTGTACGCCGATCTCGGCCTGGAGTGGTTCCGCCCGCGGTTCACGCCGATCGTGCGGGCGCTGGCGGCCACCGGTCCGCAGCCGATCCGGGACCTCGCGGAGACGATCGGGGTGACCCATTCGGCGGTGAGCCAGTCGGTGGCCCAGATGGTCAAGGCGGACCTGGTCACGTTGAGCCCGGGGGCGGACGCCCGTCAGCGCATCGCGCACCTGACGGCCAAGGCCGAGGAGCTGCTGCCCGTGCTGGACGCCGAGTGGGCCGCGACCACCACCGCGGCGAAGGAGTTCGAGGCCGAACTGGGATATCCGCTGAGCGGCCTGGTCGACGAGGCGATCGAGGCGCTGCGGCAGCGGCCGATGCGGCAACGGATCGCGGAGGTCGCGCCCGGCCTGTCCCGCACACGGTCGGTTTGA
- a CDS encoding methyltransferase domain-containing protein, protein MSEAFFTLFHGLPRQGPGSDATTRRLLDLAAPLPDRPRVLDLGCGPGRSALVLASAGARVTGLDTHQPFLDDLTRAADGLDLDTVNASMADPPFPDGAFDLLWAESSVFVVGFDTALRTWRRLLAPGGALVLTECEWATGAPSVAVREFWDAHYPLRTTEQNTAAAREAGYRVEAVLPMPDSDWFDEFYDHLAVRADSFAGDPAMAEAVAGARAEIAMRRQHGDEYQYTGYVLRPGAA, encoded by the coding sequence GTGAGCGAAGCCTTCTTCACGCTGTTCCACGGCCTGCCGCGTCAGGGGCCGGGTTCGGACGCCACGACCCGTCGCCTGCTCGACCTCGCCGCGCCGCTGCCGGACCGGCCTCGCGTGCTCGACCTGGGCTGCGGCCCCGGCCGGTCCGCGCTCGTGCTGGCCAGTGCGGGTGCGCGTGTGACCGGGCTGGACACCCACCAGCCGTTCCTGGACGACCTGACCCGCGCGGCCGACGGCCTCGACCTCGACACGGTCAACGCGTCGATGGCCGACCCGCCGTTCCCCGACGGAGCGTTCGACCTGCTGTGGGCGGAAAGTTCCGTGTTCGTCGTCGGGTTCGACACCGCGCTGCGGACCTGGCGACGGCTGCTCGCACCGGGTGGCGCGCTGGTGCTCACCGAATGCGAATGGGCCACCGGTGCACCTTCCGTCGCGGTGCGGGAATTCTGGGACGCGCACTATCCACTGAGGACGACTGAGCAGAACACCGCCGCCGCCCGCGAGGCCGGATACCGCGTCGAGGCCGTCCTGCCGATGCCGGACAGCGACTGGTTCGACGAGTTCTACGACCACCTGGCCGTCCGCGCCGACTCCTTCGCCGGCGACCCCGCGATGGCCGAAGCCGTCGCGGGAGCCCGCGCCGAGATCGCGATGCGACGCCAACACGGCGACGAGTACCAGTACACCGGCTACGTCCTCCGTCCCGGTGCGGCGTGA
- a CDS encoding RtcB family protein has protein sequence MFTAVEGARVPIRMWADPGSVEDAAMRQLHNVANLPWVHGLAVMPDVHYGKGATVGSVIAMRDAVSPAAVGVDIGCGMSAVRTSLTAVDLPDDLGGLRRRIEDAVPVGFAMHRTPVDPARVPGTGGWHDFWSEFGHLHEGVQNLRDRARAQIGSLGGGNHFIEVCLEQGGADEGRVWLMLHSGSRGIGNELAKRHIDVARRLPHNADLPDRDLAVFVAGTPEMAAYRRDLFWAQEYAARNRATMVALVQQALAATVPGVRFDEPISCHHNYVAEETYDGVDVLVTRKGAIRAGSGDLGIIPGSMGAGSYIVRGLGNEVSFHSASHGAGRRMSRTKARKSFTAADLAAQTEGVECRKDTGVVDEIPAAYKDIESVIKAQTDLVEVVAHLKQVVCVKG, from the coding sequence ATGTTCACCGCCGTCGAGGGCGCCCGGGTGCCGATCCGCATGTGGGCCGATCCGGGGTCCGTCGAGGACGCCGCTATGCGTCAGCTGCACAACGTCGCGAACCTGCCGTGGGTGCACGGTCTGGCCGTCATGCCGGACGTGCACTACGGCAAGGGTGCGACGGTCGGCAGTGTGATCGCGATGCGGGACGCGGTCTCGCCCGCCGCGGTCGGCGTGGACATCGGCTGCGGCATGAGCGCGGTGCGGACGTCGTTGACCGCCGTCGACCTGCCCGACGACCTGGGCGGGCTGCGGCGGCGCATCGAGGACGCGGTGCCGGTGGGCTTCGCCATGCACCGCACCCCGGTCGACCCGGCGCGGGTGCCCGGCACCGGCGGGTGGCACGATTTCTGGTCGGAGTTCGGGCACCTGCACGAGGGCGTGCAGAACCTGCGTGACCGGGCGCGGGCGCAGATCGGCAGTCTCGGTGGCGGCAACCACTTCATCGAGGTGTGCCTGGAGCAGGGCGGCGCGGACGAGGGCCGGGTGTGGCTGATGCTGCATTCGGGCTCCCGCGGCATCGGCAACGAGCTGGCCAAGCGGCACATCGACGTCGCACGCAGGCTGCCGCACAACGCGGACCTGCCGGATCGCGATCTGGCGGTGTTCGTCGCGGGCACGCCCGAGATGGCGGCCTACCGGCGCGACCTGTTCTGGGCGCAGGAGTACGCGGCCCGCAACCGGGCGACCATGGTGGCGCTGGTGCAGCAGGCGCTGGCCGCCACGGTGCCGGGTGTGCGGTTCGACGAGCCGATCTCGTGCCACCACAACTACGTCGCCGAGGAGACCTACGACGGCGTCGACGTGCTGGTGACCCGCAAGGGCGCGATCCGGGCCGGGTCGGGTGATCTCGGCATCATCCCGGGCAGCATGGGCGCGGGCTCCTACATCGTGCGCGGGCTCGGCAACGAGGTTTCGTTCCACTCGGCGTCCCACGGCGCGGGGCGGCGGATGTCGCGGACGAAGGCACGCAAGTCGTTCACCGCGGCCGACCTCGCCGCCCAGACCGAAGGCGTCGAGTGCCGCAAGGACACCGGCGTGGTCGACGAGATCCCCGCAGCGTATAAGGACATCGAGTCGGTGATCAAGGCGCAGACGGATCTGGTGGAGGTCGTCGCGCACCTCAAGCAGGTCGTCTGCGTCAAGGGCTGA
- a CDS encoding MFS transporter, whose product MPGNRSLRLIMLVLAFSCGTTVANLYYGQPLLAEIAGAFGVSQGSAALVVTLTQLGYAAGLALLMPLGDLVENRALASRTLVFTALALLVAAVAPGFGVFLAASVLIGVTSVVAQILIPFAAHLAPEEQRGRFVGTVMTGLLLGILLARTLSSLVAGAFGWRTIYFVSAALMVVVAIAVRRVLPHRRPDHRDGYPRLMRSILTLARQEPALRRRAVCQALMFGAFSAFWTSVAFELVGRHGLTQTEVGVFALVGAAGAAAAPLAGRLGDRGHGRIGSGIALTLAAVALVVAWLGAGSLVALALAGVVLDLTVQGHQVLSQREIYGLREDARARINTVFMTTIFVGGAVASALAGSLYDGFGWAGPCLFGAALPVIGLVIWSVSTVRARRLEAVAA is encoded by the coding sequence ATGCCCGGAAACCGTAGCCTGCGGCTGATCATGCTCGTGCTCGCGTTCTCGTGCGGCACGACGGTGGCGAACCTGTACTACGGGCAGCCGCTGCTCGCCGAGATCGCCGGTGCGTTCGGGGTGAGCCAGGGCAGCGCCGCGCTCGTGGTGACCTTGACGCAGCTGGGGTACGCGGCCGGGCTCGCGTTGCTGATGCCGCTGGGCGACCTGGTGGAGAACCGGGCGCTCGCGTCGCGGACGCTGGTGTTCACCGCGCTGGCGTTGCTGGTGGCGGCGGTGGCGCCGGGGTTCGGGGTGTTCCTGGCCGCCTCGGTGCTGATCGGGGTGACGTCGGTGGTGGCGCAGATCCTCATCCCGTTCGCCGCGCACCTCGCGCCGGAGGAGCAGCGCGGCCGGTTCGTCGGTACGGTGATGACCGGCCTGCTGCTGGGAATTCTGCTGGCGCGGACGTTGTCGAGCCTGGTGGCCGGGGCGTTCGGCTGGCGGACGATCTACTTCGTGTCGGCCGCGCTGATGGTGGTGGTGGCGATCGCGGTGCGCCGCGTGCTGCCGCACCGCCGCCCGGACCACCGGGACGGCTACCCGCGGTTGATGCGATCGATCCTGACCCTGGCCAGGCAGGAACCGGCACTGCGACGGCGGGCGGTGTGCCAGGCGTTGATGTTCGGGGCGTTCAGCGCGTTCTGGACGTCGGTGGCGTTCGAACTGGTCGGGCGGCACGGGCTGACGCAGACCGAGGTGGGGGTGTTCGCGCTGGTCGGCGCTGCGGGTGCGGCGGCCGCGCCACTGGCGGGTCGTCTCGGCGACCGCGGGCACGGCCGGATCGGCAGCGGGATCGCACTGACGCTGGCCGCCGTGGCGCTGGTCGTGGCGTGGCTGGGCGCGGGTTCGCTGGTCGCGCTGGCGCTGGCGGGGGTGGTACTGGACCTGACCGTGCAGGGCCACCAGGTGCTGTCGCAACGGGAGATCTACGGCCTGCGGGAGGACGCGCGGGCCCGGATCAACACGGTCTTCATGACGACGATCTTCGTGGGCGGCGCGGTGGCCTCGGCACTGGCCGGTTCGCTGTACGACGGTTTCGGCTGGGCCGGGCCGTGCCTGTTCGGGGCGGCGCTGCCGGTGATCGGGCTGGTGATCTGGTCGGTGTCGACCGTGCGAGCCCGGCGCCTGGAGGCCGTGGCGGCCTGA
- a CDS encoding TetR/AcrR family transcriptional regulator — translation MTTAPPARTTRRGRPGYDLESLLAVAVKLFNERGYDGTSMEDLSRKLGITKSAIYHHVPSKQELLRLAVNRALDGLFEIADELHSVDGRAVDRLEHLVRGSVRVLVERLPFVTLLLRVRGNTKVERDALARRREFDHIVSELVTQAVDEGDLRPDIDPPTGARLLFGMVNSLIEWYRPRGGVSGDDLATSVAAVAFDGLRIRSR, via the coding sequence ATGACGACCGCACCTCCGGCCCGGACCACCCGGCGTGGCAGGCCGGGCTACGACCTGGAGTCCTTGCTGGCGGTCGCGGTCAAGCTGTTCAACGAGCGCGGCTACGACGGCACCAGCATGGAAGACCTGTCGCGCAAGCTCGGCATCACGAAGTCCGCCATCTACCACCACGTGCCGAGCAAGCAGGAACTGCTGCGCCTGGCGGTGAACCGCGCGCTGGACGGACTGTTCGAAATCGCGGACGAGCTGCATTCGGTGGACGGGCGCGCGGTGGACCGCTTGGAACACCTGGTGCGCGGCAGTGTGCGGGTGCTGGTCGAGCGCTTGCCGTTCGTGACGCTGCTGCTGCGGGTGCGCGGGAACACCAAAGTTGAGCGCGACGCCCTGGCCCGTCGTCGTGAGTTCGACCACATCGTGTCCGAACTGGTCACCCAGGCCGTCGACGAGGGCGACCTGCGCCCGGACATCGACCCCCCGACCGGGGCGCGGTTGCTGTTCGGCATGGTCAACTCGCTGATCGAGTGGTACCGGCCGCGCGGCGGCGTGAGTGGTGACGACCTGGCGACTTCGGTGGCGGCGGTGGCGTTCGACGGGCTACGGATCCGGTCGCGTTAG